In one window of Paraflavitalea soli DNA:
- a CDS encoding DUF6036 family nucleotidyltransferase, producing MIAFFQKITDVLNGSNIPYMLSGSVAMSIYIVPRATRDFDFIIHLDPKNIDLFIEHFKDGYYCDKDAIEDAVRRRSMFNIIDHASGFKADFVVLKDEAFRQEEFNRRKKVDFFNKAIYVVSPEDLLISKVIWIQQYQSAQQAEDIKNLAAIENMDWSYIKKWISKLNLKTFDLLSL from the coding sequence ATGATCGCATTTTTTCAAAAAATCACAGATGTACTTAATGGATCCAATATACCCTATATGCTTTCTGGTAGTGTAGCTATGAGTATATACATCGTGCCTAGAGCGACACGAGATTTTGATTTTATTATTCATCTTGACCCGAAAAATATAGATCTGTTTATAGAGCATTTTAAAGATGGTTATTATTGTGATAAAGATGCCATTGAAGACGCGGTAAGAAGGCGGAGTATGTTCAATATCATCGATCATGCATCTGGCTTTAAAGCAGATTTTGTGGTTTTAAAAGACGAGGCTTTCCGGCAGGAAGAATTTAATAGAAGGAAAAAAGTTGATTTTTTCAATAAAGCGATTTATGTGGTATCTCCGGAGGATTTACTTATTTCAAAAGTAATATGGATACAGCAGTATCAATCGGCGCAACAGGCAGAGGATATTAAGAATCTTGCGGCTATTGAGAATATGGATTGGTCCTATATCAAGAAATGGATCAGCAAATTGAATTTGAAAACATTTGATTTATTGTCGTTATGA
- a CDS encoding alpha/beta fold hydrolase: MALLEKYITGYVISKDGTRVGYRQTGYGPGVILVHGAMMTSKNFLQLASFLSNEFTVYIPDRRGRGLSGPFGQNYGIGSESEDLQALIHKTGTDKIFGLSSGAICVLRTAIIEPALKKVVLYEPPIPVKGTNPAAWGSRYESALSRGNFGKAMFTAIKGTDDPSLFTALPGFLIAPLLNVGINADAKKQTDDHVPLKSLIPTMHYDLLLVRESPGLIDRCKEIKAEMLLMGGTRSQRYLKLALDTLSTVLPQAKRVESRGLGHTAADNDNSPEKIAKELIAFF, from the coding sequence ATGGCCCTCTTAGAGAAATATATTACCGGCTATGTTATATCAAAGGATGGAACAAGGGTTGGCTATAGACAAACCGGGTACGGGCCGGGAGTTATTCTTGTCCATGGTGCGATGATGACCTCTAAAAATTTTCTGCAACTTGCCAGTTTCTTATCCAATGAATTCACTGTTTATATTCCAGACAGGCGGGGTCGCGGCTTAAGCGGTCCATTTGGCCAGAATTATGGCATTGGATCAGAAAGCGAGGATCTGCAGGCATTAATCCATAAGACAGGAACAGATAAGATATTTGGGCTTAGTTCTGGTGCTATTTGTGTACTTCGAACTGCCATTATAGAACCCGCTCTAAAAAAAGTAGTACTCTACGAACCTCCGATCCCGGTCAAGGGAACTAACCCTGCGGCCTGGGGCAGTCGCTATGAATCGGCCCTCTCCCGCGGAAACTTTGGAAAAGCAATGTTCACGGCCATAAAAGGCACCGATGATCCCTCTTTATTTACAGCCTTGCCGGGCTTTCTTATTGCACCATTGTTAAATGTTGGTATAAACGCAGATGCGAAGAAACAAACGGACGATCATGTGCCCTTGAAATCCTTAATACCAACCATGCATTACGATCTTCTATTGGTGCGTGAATCACCTGGACTTATAGACCGGTGTAAAGAAATTAAAGCTGAAATGCTGCTGATGGGTGGAACCAGGAGCCAACGTTACCTTAAACTTGCACTTGATACATTAAGCACCGTTTTGCCGCAAGCAAAACGTGTAGAATCGCGCGGCTTGGGGCATACGGCCGCCGATAATGACAACAGTCCGGAAAAAATTGCAAAAGAGTTAATAGCCTTTTTTTAA